A region from the Geobacter benzoatilyticus genome encodes:
- a CDS encoding integrase family protein, protein MPNVKITKAVVDKLPHPEKGQVDYFDTDMKGFGVRVSAATKTYFVMRRVNGKKVRVTIGRHGEFTVEKARKEAENLFPDMRKGENPNQKKREARIKGATLSEVLDDYLASRKLKPLTAQGYQQMVELYLSDWMDKPASKITKYMVQKRHAQIANGKRGRKVYEREVKAEKKGGKEVRTLKRIEKDAPKRREAAADGAMRVLRAVLNFHFADAEDDGKVQVNPVTTLSRKKTWFGVVRRRSLIKNSDLPKWHKSVMSLDNPHMRDFLMFLLFTGLRRTEGARLKWSQVDFQDMAFTVVDTKNKEPHTLPMSDYLHDLLKARYDNYRENEYVFPSSGERGYIQEPKRAIDAVTAATGIFFSCHDLRRTFITIAESLDLSRYTVKALVNHKQDKGDVTAGYIVLNVERLREPMQRVTETILEKIKTQHGEVVELRARGKEGEA, encoded by the coding sequence ATGCCGAACGTGAAGATCACCAAGGCCGTTGTTGATAAGCTTCCCCATCCTGAGAAGGGGCAGGTTGATTATTTTGACACCGACATGAAGGGATTTGGCGTCCGGGTGAGTGCCGCGACAAAGACCTATTTCGTCATGCGCCGGGTTAACGGCAAGAAGGTTCGCGTCACCATCGGGCGACATGGCGAGTTCACCGTTGAGAAGGCCCGTAAGGAGGCCGAGAACCTTTTTCCCGACATGCGAAAGGGTGAGAACCCGAACCAGAAGAAGCGTGAAGCCAGGATCAAGGGAGCAACGCTGAGCGAGGTCTTGGACGATTATCTGGCAAGCCGGAAGCTCAAGCCGCTGACGGCTCAGGGGTATCAACAGATGGTGGAGTTGTACCTTTCCGACTGGATGGACAAGCCGGCGTCCAAGATCACCAAGTATATGGTGCAGAAGCGTCACGCTCAGATTGCCAACGGGAAGCGGGGCCGCAAGGTCTATGAACGTGAAGTGAAGGCCGAGAAGAAGGGCGGCAAAGAGGTTCGCACTCTCAAGCGAATCGAGAAGGACGCGCCCAAGCGCCGTGAGGCTGCTGCTGATGGTGCCATGCGGGTACTTCGCGCCGTGCTGAATTTCCATTTCGCCGATGCCGAGGACGATGGCAAGGTGCAGGTGAACCCCGTCACCACTCTTTCCCGCAAAAAGACATGGTTTGGTGTGGTGCGCCGCCGCAGCCTTATCAAAAACAGTGACCTCCCGAAGTGGCACAAGTCCGTCATGTCTTTGGACAATCCGCACATGCGGGATTTCCTGATGTTTTTGCTCTTTACCGGCCTGAGACGCACGGAAGGTGCGCGCCTCAAGTGGTCACAGGTGGATTTTCAAGACATGGCCTTCACCGTCGTGGATACCAAGAACAAAGAACCCCATACCCTCCCCATGAGTGATTACCTTCATGATCTTCTCAAGGCCCGGTACGACAACTACCGGGAAAACGAGTATGTGTTTCCTTCGTCCGGGGAGCGTGGTTACATCCAGGAGCCGAAACGCGCCATTGACGCCGTAACTGCTGCAACCGGAATCTTCTTTTCCTGCCACGATCTTCGCCGGACCTTCATCACCATCGCCGAAAGCCTGGACCTGTCCCGCTATACGGTGAAAGCCCTTGTGAACCATAAGCAGGACAAGGGCGACGTAACCGCCGGCTACATTGTTCTGAATGTCGAACGTCTCCGGGAGCCAATGCAGCGGGTAACGGAGACCATTCTTGAAAAGATCAAGACGCAGCACGGGGAGGTTGTGGAGCTTCGGGCAAGGGGGAAGGAAGGGGAAGCGTAA
- a CDS encoding porin family protein: MKIKTLILAGCMCMASAIPAFAAGPYVGFGGGLSLNHDSDLEVSGYSGSADVEYDPGYGFNVVGGYDFNPIRLEAEFAYRNSDVDEVENSSISDTEVSTMSYMINAYYDVKTFNSQIKPYFGVGMGLINGELEVDGYDEDDTTFGYQFTAGATTEVAKNVNLDLYYRFQGAPSDFEKDGVELSYNNSSFFVGFRFGF, encoded by the coding sequence ATGAAGATTAAGACGTTGATTCTGGCTGGTTGTATGTGTATGGCATCTGCTATCCCGGCTTTTGCGGCCGGCCCCTATGTTGGCTTTGGTGGGGGCTTGTCGCTCAATCACGATTCAGACCTCGAAGTTTCCGGTTACTCCGGTTCAGCAGATGTGGAGTATGACCCCGGTTACGGTTTCAACGTAGTTGGTGGGTATGATTTTAACCCGATCCGGCTAGAGGCTGAGTTCGCATACAGAAATTCAGACGTTGATGAAGTTGAAAACTCTAGCATTTCAGATACGGAAGTATCTACCATGTCGTACATGATAAATGCATATTACGACGTTAAAACGTTCAATTCCCAGATTAAACCGTACTTTGGTGTCGGTATGGGCCTTATAAACGGCGAACTCGAAGTGGATGGTTATGACGAGGACGACACTACCTTCGGTTACCAGTTCACCGCTGGTGCAACCACCGAAGTTGCAAAAAACGTCAACCTAGATCTTTACTATCGGTTCCAGGGAGCACCGTCGGATTTTGAAAAAGACGGCGTGGAACTTTCTTACAATAACAGCAGCTTCTTCGTAGGTTTCCGCTTTGGTTTCTAA
- a CDS encoding sensor histidine kinase: MSKLQSQTTGIAAVLDSDETVTEIARLKEENFRLRSRLAGKCAYIRNKVDQMLKVMGTLPLRPEELDDDTLVELDPLGILVDSFAHILDHLHETNRELSENREFLQTIFSSLESGVMLIREEDHVIMDVNQTACRILGRSRENIIGHVCFSFICPDCNGSCPMKDMNLRIDNAERIILAGDGHAIPVLKSVGRVALHGVPHFVESFVDIAAQKVAEGKILALNEELERRVQKRTAELIHANRELESFCYSISHDLRAPLRHINGYINILREDHGDRLDTAGLNYLQRVDAASNRMGMLIDDLLSFSRIARTPENTEQVNLSQLAREITVMFRESTPGRDVQVDIQDGMIVSGDPSLLNMVVQNLIGNAWKFTAQNPRPCITFGTQRQGARDVFFVRDNGVGFDMAYQDKLFKVFERLHREDFEGTGIGLAIVSRIIHRHGGEIWAESSPGKGATFYFTLAAPHHC; this comes from the coding sequence ATGAGTAAGCTTCAATCGCAGACAACCGGCATTGCAGCCGTTCTTGACTCTGACGAAACAGTTACGGAAATCGCGCGGCTCAAGGAAGAAAATTTCCGGCTGCGCTCCCGCCTTGCCGGCAAGTGTGCTTACATCCGCAACAAGGTCGACCAGATGCTTAAGGTCATGGGGACCCTGCCGCTTCGTCCCGAGGAACTCGACGACGATACCTTGGTCGAACTGGACCCCTTGGGCATTCTGGTGGATTCCTTCGCCCATATCCTCGACCATCTGCACGAAACAAACCGCGAACTTTCCGAGAATCGGGAATTTCTCCAGACAATATTCTCATCTCTCGAATCCGGGGTCATGCTGATCCGGGAAGAAGACCATGTAATCATGGACGTAAACCAGACAGCGTGCCGCATCCTTGGCCGGTCCCGTGAAAACATCATCGGCCATGTCTGCTTTTCGTTCATCTGCCCGGATTGCAATGGTTCTTGTCCGATGAAGGATATGAATCTGCGGATCGACAATGCCGAACGCATTATTCTTGCGGGGGACGGCCATGCCATCCCAGTCCTGAAAAGTGTCGGGCGGGTCGCTTTGCACGGCGTTCCGCACTTTGTCGAAAGTTTTGTCGATATTGCCGCTCAGAAAGTGGCCGAAGGGAAGATTCTGGCCCTGAATGAAGAACTGGAAAGACGTGTGCAGAAGCGCACGGCGGAACTGATACATGCAAACAGGGAGCTGGAGTCGTTTTGTTATTCCATATCCCACGACCTGCGGGCACCGCTTCGGCATATCAACGGCTATATCAATATCCTCCGCGAGGACCACGGTGACCGGTTGGATACTGCCGGCCTCAACTACCTGCAACGGGTCGATGCCGCCAGCAACCGGATGGGCATGCTTATCGACGATCTGCTGTCTTTCTCGCGCATTGCACGCACGCCGGAAAATACGGAGCAGGTCAATCTGAGCCAGTTGGCCCGTGAGATTACGGTCATGTTCCGCGAATCTACGCCAGGCCGGGATGTGCAGGTGGATATTCAGGATGGCATGATTGTCTCCGGAGATCCGTCGCTGTTGAATATGGTAGTGCAGAACCTGATCGGCAATGCTTGGAAATTCACGGCCCAAAATCCCCGGCCGTGCATAACTTTCGGTACGCAGCGCCAGGGGGCGAGGGATGTCTTTTTTGTGAGGGACAACGGAGTCGGATTTGATATGGCGTATCAGGACAAGCTCTTCAAGGTTTTTGAGCGTCTGCACAGGGAAGATTTCGAGGGGACCGGCATCGGCCTGGCGATAGTCAGCCGTATAATTCACCGTCACGGAGGGGAGATTTGGGCCGAGTCATCTCCCGGCAAGGGGGCGACATTTTACTTTACCCTTGCCGCCCCTCACCATTGCTAG
- a CDS encoding sulfurtransferase TusA family protein: protein MTSAEPATIEFDIRGQICPSTLLTALREINRHAPALRKGETTLLFLTTNRDSTHTIPESAGNMGFHVEVISRDGYYAIRVFGNE, encoded by the coding sequence ATGACTTCCGCTGAACCAGCCACCATCGAATTCGACATTCGAGGACAAATCTGTCCATCCACTTTGCTCACGGCCCTGCGGGAAATCAACAGGCATGCTCCTGCCTTGCGTAAGGGGGAGACAACTTTACTGTTTCTTACCACCAATCGTGATTCTACGCACACCATTCCCGAGTCGGCGGGGAATATGGGGTTTCATGTTGAAGTGATTTCCCGCGACGGTTATTACGCCATCAGGGTGTTCGGTAATGAGTAA
- a CDS encoding YeeE/YedE family protein codes for MSVSPAVMLTAIGLILGLIAGFVMHRADFCIAGMFRDLFLFRSFAKLRVMVLYVVVAMALFEAARLLGLLPLYPFPMLGPATFAGILGGVLFGIGMVLAGGCVVGTLYRMGAGSRVSFIAFAGLIIGSALYAEFHPFWKSLLTATTMFSGSITIPLYLNLSPTPLVLISIIPLGWLVALWWRRGQLSSRLYAKGALHLWQAALLLAVVSLASYLLIGMPLGITTAYSKIGAMGEQILFPEHVANVSYFATQSISCRNPLTGMMFKGGPGPAMDSIALIQFPLIAGIILGGAVSALSLGEFTVRHPAPWRQYISAAVGGVLMGLASRMAPACNVWHLMGGLPVLAFASIFFLAGILPGAWLGACMLTRWVVR; via the coding sequence ATGTCCGTGTCGCCCGCGGTCATGCTGACGGCTATCGGCTTGATTCTCGGCCTGATTGCCGGTTTTGTCATGCACCGAGCCGATTTCTGCATTGCCGGCATGTTCAGGGATCTGTTCCTCTTTCGCTCCTTCGCCAAACTGCGCGTCATGGTTCTCTACGTGGTAGTGGCCATGGCATTGTTCGAAGCGGCAAGGCTATTGGGCCTGTTGCCGCTCTATCCGTTCCCGATGCTGGGGCCGGCGACGTTTGCCGGTATTTTGGGAGGGGTTCTGTTCGGTATCGGCATGGTGCTGGCCGGCGGGTGTGTTGTCGGTACCCTTTACCGCATGGGGGCCGGGAGCCGCGTCAGTTTCATCGCTTTTGCAGGTCTCATAATCGGCAGCGCTCTGTATGCCGAGTTTCACCCCTTCTGGAAATCCCTCCTCACCGCTACTACCATGTTTTCCGGCAGCATCACCATTCCCCTGTATCTCAATCTGTCGCCGACTCCCCTGGTGCTCATCTCTATAATTCCCCTTGGCTGGCTGGTGGCGTTATGGTGGCGGCGCGGGCAACTATCGAGCAGGCTCTATGCCAAGGGAGCATTGCATTTGTGGCAGGCGGCTCTTCTGCTTGCCGTCGTCAGTCTTGCCTCGTATCTCCTGATCGGCATGCCTCTGGGAATTACGACCGCTTACTCCAAAATCGGTGCCATGGGAGAGCAGATTCTGTTTCCGGAGCATGTTGCCAATGTGAGTTATTTTGCAACCCAGTCCATTTCATGCCGGAATCCGCTGACCGGCATGATGTTTAAGGGAGGGCCGGGGCCAGCCATGGACTCCATTGCCCTGATCCAGTTTCCGCTCATTGCCGGTATCATTCTGGGCGGGGCGGTGTCCGCCCTGTCGCTTGGCGAATTCACAGTTCGGCACCCTGCTCCATGGCGACAATACATTTCTGCGGCCGTGGGGGGGGTGCTTATGGGGCTGGCTTCGCGTATGGCTCCGGCCTGCAACGTCTGGCATTTAATGGGGGGGCTGCCTGTTCTGGCTTTTGCCAGCATTTTTTTTCTTGCGGGGATACTGCCCGGCGCCTGGCTTGGAGCTTGCATGCTAACCAGATGGGTAGTACGCTGA
- a CDS encoding response regulator has translation MQELLIAEKDPATRQQMAEHLIKEGYAVTVTDSIPNTLSTILKKVTRVILLGAKFDELPTLALIDLLKKCNQKLAIILVADELPLPLLRKVRSSGIFYHALKPSGPEDVEEICQAVRCAFGSGMKGHAAR, from the coding sequence ATGCAAGAGCTACTTATCGCGGAAAAGGATCCGGCTACCCGCCAGCAGATGGCCGAACACCTCATAAAAGAAGGTTACGCGGTTACCGTTACCGACTCCATTCCCAATACTCTCTCCACCATTTTGAAAAAGGTAACGCGCGTGATCCTGCTCGGTGCGAAGTTCGATGAACTTCCAACCCTGGCTCTGATCGACCTGTTGAAAAAGTGCAACCAGAAGTTGGCGATTATCCTGGTAGCAGATGAGCTCCCGTTGCCGCTTTTACGCAAAGTCCGCAGCAGCGGGATATTTTATCACGCACTCAAACCGTCGGGGCCTGAGGATGTGGAAGAGATCTGCCAAGCTGTCAGATGTGCATTCGGTAGCGGTATGAAAGGCCACGCTGCGCGGTAG
- a CDS encoding zinc-dependent peptidase → MGLFAGLRRKRLAGREFPPQWLDIIERNVPFYRMLPPEDRRELLGHVQVFLSEKYFEGCGGARVTDEVRVTVAALACILLLHRKTDYYPQLSSIVIYPDEYVGERQLWDEAGVVTEGPESRVGESWGHGTVVLSWKDVLLDAASPDDAFNVVFHEFAHQLDHEEGITGEEGFLPGFPRESRWRKVFEDEYGRLAADDAAGRRTLLDPYGAESPAEFFAVATETFFEMPGEMRREHPELYEALSQYYRQDPESWTR, encoded by the coding sequence ATGGGACTGTTTGCCGGATTGCGACGAAAGCGTCTTGCCGGGCGTGAGTTCCCGCCGCAGTGGCTCGATATTATCGAGCGGAACGTTCCCTTCTACCGCATGCTTCCCCCGGAAGACCGGCGGGAACTTCTCGGGCATGTCCAGGTATTCCTCTCGGAGAAATACTTTGAGGGGTGTGGTGGTGCCAGGGTGACCGATGAGGTGCGGGTAACCGTTGCCGCCCTGGCCTGTATTCTTCTTCTACATCGGAAGACCGATTACTATCCGCAGCTTTCTTCCATCGTCATCTACCCCGACGAGTACGTGGGGGAGAGGCAGCTATGGGATGAGGCGGGGGTGGTCACGGAAGGTCCGGAATCTCGCGTCGGCGAATCTTGGGGGCATGGAACGGTGGTGTTGTCGTGGAAGGATGTTCTGCTTGACGCGGCGTCTCCCGACGATGCCTTCAATGTGGTCTTTCACGAGTTCGCCCATCAGCTTGATCATGAAGAGGGCATAACCGGTGAAGAGGGATTCTTGCCGGGGTTCCCCAGGGAGTCACGGTGGCGGAAGGTGTTCGAGGATGAGTATGGGCGGCTTGCGGCTGACGATGCTGCGGGGCGCCGGACTCTCCTTGACCCCTACGGGGCGGAGAGTCCGGCTGAATTCTTTGCGGTGGCTACGGAAACCTTTTTCGAGATGCCCGGTGAAATGCGGAGAGAGCATCCGGAACTTTACGAGGCCCTCAGCCAATACTACCGTCAGGATCCGGAGTCGTGGACCCGGTGA
- a CDS encoding alpha-amylase family glycosyl hydrolase: protein MQIAGRFWRQLDLAPSARELERLGRPAILFCRELAARLNRLPERAGRPVQGGLLNLYALQGTIFRHLIYRYVQQKGPVMLEQALTDAGFPPDSPELTGLLERFVTLFPPAALLYGETGSPAAWLAGGGAPRRLQAVGELLLLALSAENPALDSFRELVDDAELVATTPYRPAVARLEQALAAAPPVGGFGVTLAELLRAPLRAAPQSLAGQLAYMREAWSPLLPDELFAPLEVAFGIVAEETRPFWSGGGGPSPVLEFGSGDGLPSPDEYYPEPEQFSADVDWMPNVVLMAKMVYVWLGQLSGWYGKEIHRLDQIPDAELDKLARWGITGLWLIGIWERSPASQTIKRICGNPEAIASAYSLYDYTIAHDLGGWEALANLRERALKRGIRLASDMVPNHTGIYSKWIVEHPDWFVQLDYPPYPTYRFTGPDLSSSPEVSIQIEDGYWNKSDAAVVFKHYDHRNGRTRYIYHGNDGTSTPWNDTAQLDYLNPEVREAVTRTILHVAHNFPIIRFDAAMTLAKKHYQRLWFPQPGLGSGVPSRAEHGLTRAAFDAAMPDEFWRQVVDRAAAETPDTLLLAEAFWLMEGYFVRTLGMHRVYNSAFMNMLKMEENAKYRQTIKNVLEFNHEILKRFVNFMNNPDEKTAVEQFGKEDKYFGAAVLLVTMPGLPMLGHGQVEGFHEKYGMEYRRAYWDEQVDEHLVAEHDRRIFPLMRRRRLFSGSESFILYDFFVEGIVNEDVFAYSNRHGDDRGLILFNNRYGRTAGWIKNSTARAERIDSGETVLRQTELGHALGVNTDGRHYYIFRDYATGLEYIRHGREIAEKGMFVELEAYEYHAFLDFREVRDDDYGTWGALCFGLEGRGVPSIDEEVQLIRFAPLVERFRVLCNRLVAPPAKTRQKPPMAFREALEAFLEELDAVAGAAGPVTACADAMVERLDGLPKRLKTLEKSMAGDEAQRLPAGSARWFLSLLIIIHESGRLGGDDAEYLSRSSQWFATYGLRRALADIVRETVGKDGEPPCGDAGRMIALADILIGHAGLGELLGGPKGGEAVQRLFVDRRARGYLGVHRGGIVEWFVKEPFEELLFWIMLLAAVTRAPLEGEAADPLSSLRVQGDLAALAEEAGYRVSAFLALVNPAAEQPEEGVR from the coding sequence ATGCAGATTGCCGGCCGCTTCTGGCGTCAGCTGGACCTGGCGCCGTCAGCCCGGGAGCTTGAGCGGCTGGGCAGGCCGGCCATTCTCTTCTGCCGGGAACTGGCGGCACGGCTCAATCGTCTTCCGGAGAGGGCCGGACGGCCGGTCCAGGGGGGGCTCCTCAATCTCTACGCCCTGCAAGGGACCATATTCCGGCACCTGATATACCGCTATGTGCAGCAGAAGGGCCCGGTCATGCTGGAGCAGGCCCTGACCGATGCCGGCTTTCCCCCCGATTCGCCCGAACTGACAGGCCTCCTGGAACGGTTTGTCACCCTGTTCCCTCCTGCGGCGCTTCTCTACGGCGAGACCGGCTCTCCGGCCGCCTGGCTTGCGGGGGGGGGCGCACCCAGGCGGCTCCAGGCGGTGGGCGAGTTGCTGCTCCTGGCGCTTTCCGCCGAGAATCCCGCACTGGACAGCTTCCGGGAGCTGGTGGACGATGCCGAACTCGTGGCCACGACCCCGTATCGGCCTGCCGTGGCCAGGCTGGAGCAGGCCCTGGCCGCTGCCCCGCCGGTGGGGGGCTTCGGCGTAACTCTTGCGGAACTTCTCCGGGCGCCGCTACGGGCCGCCCCACAATCCCTGGCTGGGCAACTTGCCTACATGCGTGAGGCATGGAGCCCCTTGCTGCCTGATGAGCTCTTTGCCCCGCTGGAGGTGGCTTTCGGCATTGTGGCCGAGGAGACCCGTCCATTCTGGAGCGGTGGCGGCGGTCCTTCGCCGGTCCTGGAATTCGGCTCCGGTGACGGGTTGCCGTCACCCGACGAGTATTACCCGGAGCCGGAGCAGTTTTCCGCCGACGTGGACTGGATGCCCAACGTGGTCCTCATGGCCAAGATGGTCTATGTCTGGCTGGGCCAGCTATCCGGCTGGTATGGCAAAGAGATCCACCGCCTCGACCAGATTCCCGACGCGGAGCTGGACAAGCTCGCCCGGTGGGGGATCACGGGGCTCTGGCTCATCGGCATATGGGAGCGTTCCCCCGCCTCCCAGACCATCAAGCGGATCTGTGGTAATCCCGAGGCGATAGCATCGGCATATTCCCTCTACGACTACACCATCGCCCATGACCTTGGGGGGTGGGAGGCGCTGGCAAATCTGCGGGAGCGGGCGCTGAAGCGCGGCATCAGGCTTGCCAGCGACATGGTGCCGAACCACACCGGCATCTACTCCAAGTGGATCGTGGAGCATCCCGACTGGTTCGTGCAGCTGGACTATCCGCCTTACCCCACCTACCGGTTCACCGGCCCCGACCTTTCATCCTCTCCCGAGGTCTCCATCCAGATCGAGGACGGCTACTGGAACAAGAGCGACGCCGCCGTGGTCTTCAAGCACTACGACCACCGCAACGGCCGGACCCGTTACATCTATCACGGCAACGACGGCACCAGCACCCCCTGGAACGACACGGCCCAACTGGATTACCTGAACCCCGAGGTGCGGGAGGCAGTGACCCGCACCATCCTCCACGTGGCCCACAACTTCCCCATCATCCGCTTCGATGCCGCCATGACCCTGGCCAAGAAGCACTACCAGCGCCTATGGTTTCCCCAGCCGGGGCTTGGTAGCGGCGTACCGTCACGGGCGGAGCACGGCCTTACCCGTGCCGCCTTCGACGCCGCCATGCCCGACGAGTTCTGGCGCCAGGTGGTGGACAGGGCCGCTGCGGAGACGCCGGACACGCTCCTTCTGGCCGAGGCCTTCTGGCTCATGGAGGGGTACTTCGTCCGGACGTTGGGGATGCACCGGGTCTACAACAGCGCTTTCATGAACATGCTGAAGATGGAGGAGAATGCCAAATACCGCCAGACCATCAAGAACGTTCTCGAATTCAACCATGAAATACTGAAGCGCTTCGTCAACTTCATGAACAACCCCGACGAAAAGACCGCCGTGGAGCAGTTCGGCAAAGAGGACAAGTACTTCGGCGCGGCGGTCCTCCTGGTGACCATGCCGGGGCTGCCGATGCTGGGCCATGGTCAGGTGGAGGGATTCCACGAGAAGTACGGCATGGAGTACCGGCGGGCCTACTGGGATGAACAGGTGGATGAACACCTGGTAGCGGAGCACGATCGGCGGATATTCCCACTCATGCGGCGGCGGCGCCTCTTTTCCGGCTCCGAAAGCTTCATTCTCTACGATTTCTTCGTGGAGGGGATAGTGAACGAGGATGTCTTCGCCTACTCCAACCGTCATGGTGACGACCGGGGGCTCATCCTCTTTAATAACCGCTATGGCCGCACTGCCGGGTGGATAAAGAATTCCACCGCCCGGGCCGAGCGGATCGATTCGGGGGAAACTGTCCTGCGCCAGACCGAGCTGGGGCACGCCCTCGGCGTGAACACCGATGGGCGGCATTACTATATCTTCCGCGATTATGCGACCGGCCTGGAGTATATCCGTCATGGCAGGGAGATTGCCGAGAAGGGGATGTTCGTGGAGCTGGAGGCCTACGAGTATCACGCTTTCCTCGATTTCCGGGAGGTCCGCGACGATGACTACGGTACCTGGGGCGCGCTCTGCTTCGGGCTTGAGGGGAGGGGGGTGCCGAGTATCGACGAAGAGGTGCAGCTTATCCGCTTTGCCCCTCTGGTTGAACGGTTCCGGGTGCTCTGCAATCGTCTTGTTGCGCCACCGGCAAAGACCCGCCAAAAGCCCCCAATGGCATTCAGGGAAGCGCTTGAAGCCTTCCTTGAAGAGCTTGATGCGGTGGCTGGGGCTGCCGGGCCGGTGACGGCATGTGCCGATGCCATGGTGGAGCGACTCGATGGTCTCCCCAAGCGCTTGAAAACCCTGGAAAAAAGTATGGCCGGGGACGAAGCACAGCGTCTGCCGGCAGGCTCCGCGCGGTGGTTCCTCTCTCTGCTCATAATCATCCACGAGTCAGGGAGACTTGGCGGCGATGATGCGGAGTACCTTTCCCGATCGAGCCAATGGTTTGCCACCTATGGACTCCGGAGAGCATTGGCCGATATCGTCCGGGAGACCGTCGGCAAAGATGGCGAACCGCCTTGCGGCGATGCCGGGCGGATGATTGCCCTGGCCGATATCCTTATTGGCCATGCCGGTCTGGGTGAGCTTCTGGGTGGTCCGAAGGGGGGCGAGGCCGTTCAGCGGCTTTTCGTTGATCGGCGGGCAAGGGGATATCTCGGCGTTCACCGCGGCGGCATTGTCGAGTGGTTCGTGAAGGAGCCCTTCGAGGAGCTTCTTTTCTGGATTATGCTGCTGGCTGCAGTTACGCGGGCGCCGCTGGAGGGTGAGGCAGCCGATCCGCTTTCGTCATTGCGGGTGCAGGGGGATTTGGCTGCTTTGGCGGAGGAGGCCGGCTACCGGGTTTCGGCATTCCTGGCCCTGGTGAATCCAGCCGCCGAACAGCCTGAAGAGGGTGTCCGGTAG
- a CDS encoding glutaredoxin family protein, translated as MTKQTMMVLTAGILFLTACLPGCGMTRALTPPESSVLAAGSKPVAVMYVRPGCPYCREARRFFADRGLPVMERNVLADRQALAEMLEIHVRSFPDEEPIVPLIVIGGHAMSGFDREEVEAALEMAGPKPVAAGSKQ; from the coding sequence ATGACAAAGCAGACCATGATGGTTTTGACGGCAGGCATTCTTTTTCTGACGGCCTGCCTGCCGGGGTGCGGCATGACCCGTGCGCTGACACCTCCGGAGTCTTCCGTTCTTGCTGCGGGTTCAAAACCCGTTGCCGTCATGTATGTGCGGCCCGGATGCCCTTATTGCCGGGAAGCCCGCCGGTTCTTTGCCGACCGGGGGCTGCCGGTTATGGAACGCAATGTGCTGGCAGACCGGCAAGCCTTGGCTGAGATGCTTGAAATCCATGTCAGGAGCTTCCCGGATGAGGAGCCGATTGTGCCGCTTATCGTTATCGGCGGCCATGCGATGAGCGGTTTCGACCGCGAAGAGGTCGAGGCGGCCCTTGAAATGGCGGGGCCGAAGCCGGTAGCGGCAGGGAGTAAACAGTGA